In Etheostoma spectabile isolate EspeVRDwgs_2016 chromosome 20, UIUC_Espe_1.0, whole genome shotgun sequence, the following are encoded in one genomic region:
- the mrpl33 gene encoding large ribosomal subunit protein bL33m, with protein MFLTTANLAKAKSKTILVQMMSAAGTGYFFNTKRNRLRDKLVLRKHDPFVNKHVLFFEKRKIKSI; from the exons ATGTTTCTTACCACCGCAAATT tggCCAAGGCAAAATCAAA GACCATCTTGGTGCAGATGATGAGCGCTGCAGGGACAGGCTACTTTTTCAACACGAAGAGGAACCGTCTCAGGGACAAACTGGTGCTGCGCAAACATGATCCATTTG TGAACAAGCATGTCCTATTCTTTGAGAAGAGGAAGATCAAATCAATTTAA